The sequence ATTAATTCTACCATAGCGATTAACGGGTAGTTTCGTTACCTGCCAACCCCACTGTTCTAAAAGTTGTACTGGTTGATTGATAGCAGAATGTTCGACGCAAGAAATAATAATATGTTGCGGAGTTCGATATTGTCTGGCAACCCCTAAAATGGCTAAATTATTAGCTTCAGTACCACCAGAAGTAAACACGACAGACTCAGGATTGAGAGCGTTAAGTAAGCCAGCTACCTGCATTCTGGCTGTTTCTAAAACCATTGCCGATCTTTGTCCCCAATCGTGAAGGCTAGAAGGATTTCCCCAGGATTGGTGAAATATCGCCTGGGCTGCTGCGATCGCTTCTAGGCGGGGTTTGGTCGTTGCACTATTATCTAAATAAATTTGCATACAGTTGATCTTTACAAACTCTCAATCTTATGGAAATTGAATTTGGCTAGCTTTATTCTTACTTATAATCTCATTTTCCCTTGTTACAGTAATTTTAGGCTATTTAAAATGATATATTTCTAACGCAGCACAGAATTTTGAGATAAATCTTCGGTAAATTAAAATCGCCATAGTTGATGTTACTAGTTTTTTCGCCAACGTTCTCTTCAAAGAATTACTGCAATTACTGCAAAATACTAAATTCTTGTCGCAAAATATAATAGAGCAATCAATGGAGTCAGGAAAATGCTGTCATATGCCTTAGCGATCGCCGTAGCCACGAGTAGTTTAGTGCTATTTTCGACCGCTTTTTTGATGTCGGATATTCATCGTAAAGACGACTTTCTTTGGAGTGGAGTAGGATTATTATATGCTTTAGTATTGTGGTATTGCGCCCACAACATTACAGGAGCAGTACTGCTAGGACAAGCTGCTGCTACGGTCTTGTTAGTTTCATATAGTTGGCAAACTATCAACTTAAGAAAGGCGATCGCTAATCCAGCTAAAGTAGTCGAAACTAATAAATTCTCGGTCTTACAAAGTATCAACGGTTTATTAAAGCGTAATCAGCCTCAAGTTCAACCAGCAGTTACCGCTGTTACAACTGCCAATCCACCAAAGGTAACAGAACAAGAAATAGCAATTCCTGATGCTACACCAGAATCCGATCGAACCGTAGCTCAGACACAAGAAATATCTTCGACTAATGATGTTAATACTCTCGGTGCAGATCGAAAACCAATTAAAAATTCGCAGGCTGAGACAAAAAACATCAATAATTCTGAAGCAGCAGTAAAAGACACATTAACTACAAAAGATAAGCCTGTCAATCAGCCAGCCAAAGAAACTCAACCTCAAAACTTGCAACCATCAAAACCTTCTGAATTAGCTGACACAGAACAAACAAAGCCAACGAAACCCGCAATAGTTATTCAAGACAAGAGGATCGATCGATCTCCAAATACGGTAGAAAACACTGAAACAAACTCGGCTTTGCCAAGTGAACCCGAAGTCAAAACTGAAGGCTCGTTAGACAATCGACAACAAGCTAACATACCCAACATAGATATCCAGTCAGAATCAGAGACAATTTCTCCCGAAACGTCAGAATCAGCAAAGGCAAAGGCATCACCTCTCGACTCTTTAGAAACAGTAGAAGTTGCTGAAGTATTAGAAGCAAACCCAGAAGATACATCCTTTAATCGAGAATCGGATCGATCTAACATTATCGAAGTAACTACTACAGAAATTAATATTACTTCTGAAGTTAAGAAAATCGATCGCAATCAAAAAGAGAATTCTGAGTTTAAAGAAGAATAAAATTTATCAGCTGGGGATTTTTCAAGTTATAACTACAGTCAAACTCAGCTTGGTTCACTCTATAGTGTCTAGGTAGTGTTTAGGCGGGATTCGTCCACCTCAATTATTTTTATGACCTAAAAGCATTGATATCGACGGCTTTTATTAGCTAGTAATAATTGAAACCCAGTTTGTCGACGAAACTCTTGCCAAATAGCTTCACCAGCTGCCAACTTTAAATATTTTTCTGGATTAAGATCGATGGCTTTTTCTAAATTAATTACTGCCCAGTTAGTGTTTTTTAATAAAGCATAACAACAGGCTTGTTGGTAATAGGCTGTTTCTGATTTGGGATCTAAATTTAATGCTTGCTGATAATACTCAATCGCCTCAGTAAACTGCTCTAATTGCTGTAAAACTACTCCTTTTTGATGCCAAGCCCAATAATCATTCGGTTCAATATTTAAAGCCCGATCGTAGCTTTGTAGCGCCAGCTGTAATTTACCCCAGTATTGCTGTGCTTCTCCCCGACGATAATAAGACCAAAAATCATCTGGACGTAATTCTAAAGCTTGGTTGTAATAAGATATTGCCTG comes from Coleofasciculaceae cyanobacterium and encodes:
- a CDS encoding Ycf66 family protein, which codes for MLSYALAIAVATSSLVLFSTAFLMSDIHRKDDFLWSGVGLLYALVLWYCAHNITGAVLLGQAAATVLLVSYSWQTINLRKAIANPAKVVETNKFSVLQSINGLLKRNQPQVQPAVTAVTTANPPKVTEQEIAIPDATPESDRTVAQTQEISSTNDVNTLGADRKPIKNSQAETKNINNSEAAVKDTLTTKDKPVNQPAKETQPQNLQPSKPSELADTEQTKPTKPAIVIQDKRIDRSPNTVENTETNSALPSEPEVKTEGSLDNRQQANIPNIDIQSESETISPETSESAKAKASPLDSLETVEVAEVLEANPEDTSFNRESDRSNIIEVTTTEINITSEVKKIDRNQKENSEFKEE
- a CDS encoding tetratricopeptide repeat protein, which encodes MYQFLECRPDSYREWYQRGNKLRAEGYYQEALTSYERALNYQPSDYWTWYRKGVVLEALGYYLEAIDSYSQASTIEPDNYWSWYEQGCIHFTEFSQYYQAIACFNRALTVHPQDYWATYRIGEAWRKLGEYEQAISYYNQALELRPDDFWSYYRRGEAQQYWGKLQLALQSYDRALNIEPNDYWAWHQKGVVLQQLEQFTEAIEYYQQALNLDPKSETAYYQQACCYALLKNTNWAVINLEKAIDLNPEKYLKLAAGEAIWQEFRRQTGFQLLLANKSRRYQCF